The Podospora pseudocomata strain CBS 415.72m chromosome 1 map unlocalized CBS415.72m_1, whole genome shotgun sequence genome has a segment encoding these proteins:
- a CDS encoding uncharacterized protein (EggNog:ENOG503NZ10; COG:S) — MSTSAEDREVMERIARLASRVNRHKNQQAGLIPPPPFRAQHRMSIDSKSARRTDIDIPKDTGYYRGSHRGHPYRGYHGAPRPVHRNRTLVLNGASPSSRSVDDLGASSDTSTSSWVHKNDRHLQIINSSVYQQEAPSRRQAMEQTRQQQLAAKNRQERAMLISHLNRLANNGGYETANHQKTAGKYVITVDGIQFTVTKQGSKLVKVPGASSSRSTGDGEVTYPSAGDGNSAKATPRMAVVGGVKFYRSKNGNLYRHGVVKAQRQSGTVKKVNVPCKQFSMMGSCAKGPQCRYTHDPHKVAICKDFLLGGCPNGDDCDLSHDPTPERTPACLHYARDSCTKSDCKYAHVKVSTAAPVCRSFGFYGYCEGGAECPERHVFECPDFSNTGTCKIRGCKLPHRERASVLRKASSSKSEDVEMEDVSSDDDGESIDDYDVDSDEVDEFIGEDETGGLDFTEQKDFIEL; from the exons ATGTCAACCTCCGCCGAGGACCGCGAGGTCATGGAGAGGATCGCTCGCCTGGCCAGTCGCGTTAATCGACACAAGAATCAGCAGGCCGgcctcatccctcccccgcccttCCGAGCCCAGCACCGTATGTCCATCGACTCGAAGAGTGCCCGCCGCACCGATATTGATATTCCCAAAGATACAGGGTACTACCGAGGATCCCACCGCGGACATCCGTACCGTGGTTACCATGGTGCCCCGAGGCCTGTCCATCGTAACAGGACTCTGGTTTTGAATGGCGCCTCTCCGTCAAGCAGATCTGTCGACGATCTCGGAGCTTCATCAGATACCTCTACCAGTTCTTGGGTCCACAAGAATGACCGCCATCTTCAGATCATCAACTCCTCGGTCTACCAGCAGGAAGCACCATCACGTCGCCAGGCAATGGAACAAACTCGGCAACAGCAACTCGCCGCGAAAAACAGACAAGAGCGCGCCATGTTGATCAGTCATCTCAACCGATTGGCAAACAATGGAGGCTATGAGACAGCTAACCATCAGAAAACCGCCGGCAAATATGTTATCACCGTTGACGGCATCCAATTCACCGTGACGAAACAAGGCAGCAAGCTTGTCAAGGTTCCCGGTGCGTCAAGCTCACGTTCAACTGGAGACGGAGAAGTCACTTATCCCAGCGCAGGCGATGGAAACTCGGCAAAGGCAACCCCCAGGATGGCCGTGGTTGGCGGTGTCAAGTTTTACAGAAGCAAGAACGGCAACCTGTATCGGCATGGCGTTGTCAAGGCCCAGCG GCAATCTGGCACCGTGAAGAAAGTCAACGTGCCTTGCAAACAGTTTTCGATGATGG GCTCCTGCGCCAAAGGCCCCCAGTGCCGGTATACCCACGATCCCCATAAGGTTGCCATCTGCAAAGACTTTTTGCTGGGCGGCTGCCCCAACGGCGATGACTGCGATCTCTCCCATGACCCCACCCCCGAGCGCACCCCAGCCTGTTTGCACTATGCTCGAGATAGCTGCACCAAGTCTGATTGCAAGTATGCTCACGTGAAAGTGTCTACAGCTGCCCCCGTATGTCGCTCCTTTGGCTTCTACGGCTACTGCGAAGGAGGTGCAGAATGCCCCGAGCGGCATGTGTTTGAGTGCCCCGATTTTAGCAACACAGGCACGTGTAAAATCCGGGGTTGTAAGCTCCCCCACCGAGAGAGGGCAAGCGTCCTTCGCAAAGCGTCGAGCTCCAAGAGCGAAGACGTAGAGATGGAGGATGTTTCAAGCGACGACGATGGGGAGTCTATCGACGACTATGATGTGGACTCGGACGAGGTTGACGAGTTcattggcgaggatgagacTGGTGGTCTCGATTTCACTGAGCAAAAGGACTTCATCGAACTATGA
- a CDS encoding uncharacterized protein (EggNog:ENOG503P3UN; COG:K; BUSCO:EOG09262NIR) — protein sequence MAGFIKTEEQKPVKAEPDAANGSPFMEDLLDESADLEFYDKFKDSADTYDRMYLARLPSYLWEAWSKLDDDDEIEIGKIRQFQNKDGKMQLQMLLHSNIQPHQELPKEYNLDVHNPDVHNTFVFTEQDLGSYAAKNKERAKALAAGIPAHLLRQQQQKQSGESSDRGRRSGPYTRKAIPKKTRIAGRIKHEVLCTPAANPETERFLFSRTKKTQETKKEVKVYEAGTNPRGLSGDKEWAGYLKVTEKPTKAKKMENKTARWPENQLLDAIAECFGRHRFWSIKAIRAVIPQPEVYLRETLEKIAVLHRSGSFANHWELKAEYKSMLKTAQPEDGAAAPPPDNNISDEEDEDIKMEDVI from the exons ATGGCTGGATTTATCAAGaccgaggagcagaagccAGTCAAGGCTGAGCCCGACGCGGCCAACGGCTCGCCGTTCATGGAGGACCTGCTTGACGAGTCGGCCGATCTCGAGTTCTACGACAAGTTTAAAGACTCTGCCGACACGTACGATAGGATGTACCTGGCGCGTCTCCCCAGTTATCTATGGGAAGCTTGGTCGAAattggatgacgatgacgagatcGAAATTGGCAAGATTCGACAGTTCCAGAACAAGGACGGCAAAATG CAACTCCAGATGCTCCTTCACTCTAACATTCAGCCACATCAAGAACTTCCCAAGGAGTACAATCTCGATGTCCACAACCCCGACGTTCACAACACCTTCGTCTTCACCGAGCAGGATCTAGGTAGCTATGCGGCCAAGAATAAGGAGAGGGCAAAGGCGTTGGCTGCCGGTATCCCGGCTCATCTTTTgcgtcaacaacagcaaaagcAGTCAGGAGAGTCGTCGGAccgagggagaagaagcggCCCATATACGCGGAAGGCGATTCCAA AGAAAACCAGAATTGCTGGCAGAATCAAGCACGAAGTACTTTGCACGCccgccgccaaccccgagACCGAAAGATTTCTGTTCTCTCGCACGAAGAAGACGCAAGAAACGAAGAAGGAAGTCAAGGTGTACGAGGCTGGTACCAACCCTCGAGGCTTGTCTGGAGACAAGGAGTGGGCTGGATATCTC AAAGTTACCGAGAAAcccaccaaggccaagaagatggagaacAAGACCGCGCGCTGGCCCGAGAACCAGCTCCTCGATGCCATCGCCGAATGCTTCGGCCGCCACAGATTCTGGTCTATCAAGGCTATCCGCGCCGTCATCCCACAGCCAGAGGTTTATTTGCGGGAGACCCTCGAGAAGATTGCTGTGCTTCATCGTTCTGGGTCTTTTGCCAACCACTGGGAGTTAAAGGCAGAGTACAAGAGCATGCTCAAGACGGCGCAGCCGGAGGACGGTGCGGCAGCTCCACCACCCGATAACAACATTAgcgacgaagaggacgaggacatcAAGATGGAGGATGTCATTTAG
- a CDS encoding uncharacterized protein (COG:S; EggNog:ENOG503P7IE) produces the protein MAGIIILDFDGTITTADTINTLASLPTSHHPGEVTEGHEKLWEEIVEGYVADHAEHTKNYVPEAKGRTTLGQELEYLESLRGPEGVSIGRVSRGSLFANLREEDFRVFGQRIVENGRGGEGEEERVVLRRGFKEFVGRCRENGWEIGVVSVNWSRDFIMGVISEQCGGLDGVKVVANGIRYPEGTIEGPKELGREVMMTAGDKLRGMELLSKEGGEKKRVVYFGDSTTDLACLVEADLGVVVADEEEGKLLVTLRRIGYGVPHVGGEYRREKDGKKQGMVWARDFEELMRSGVLEGLRR, from the coding sequence ATGGCAGGCATAATCATCCTCGACTTTGACGGCACCATCACGACTGCTGACACGATCAACACCCTGGCTTCATTGCCGACATCTCACCACCCGGGGGAAGTGACGGAGGGGCATGAGAAGCtgtgggaggagattgtggagggGTATGTGGCTGATCATGCGGAGCACACCAAGAATTATGTGCCCGAGGCCAAAGGGAGGACCACGCTGGGGCAGGAGTTGGAGTATCTTGAGAGTTTGAGGGGCCCGGAGGGGGTGTCGATTGGGAGGGTTAGTCGGGGATCACTTTTTGCAAACCTTAGAGAGGAGGACTTTCGGGTGTTTGGGCAGAGGATCGTGGAGAAtgggcggggaggggagggagaagaggagagggtggttttgaggagggggttcaAGGAGTTTGTGGGACGGTGTCGAGAGAATGGCTGGGAGATTGGGGTTGTGAGTGTGAATTGGAGTCGGGATTTTATCATGGGGGTTATAAGTGAGCAGTGCGGCGGGTTGGATGGGGTTAAGGTGGTGGCGAATGGGATTAGATACCCAGAGGGGACGATTGAAGGGCCGAaggagctggggagggaggtgatgatgacggcggGGGATAAATTAAGGGGGATGGAGTTGTTGTCaaaggaaggaggggagaagaaaCGGGTGGTGTATTTCGGGGATTCGACCACGGATTTGGCTTgtttggtggaggcggatttgggggttgtggttgctgatgaggaggaggggaagttgTTGGTTAcgttgaggaggattggGTATGGGGTGCCGCATGTGGGGGGGGAGTATAGGAGAGAAAAAGATGGGAAGAAACAGGGGATGGTGTGGGCGAGGGATTTCGAGGAGCTCATGAGGAGTGGTGTGCTTGAGGGGCTgcggaggtga
- the LCL3_1 gene encoding putative endonuclease lcl3 (EggNog:ENOG503NXHK; COG:C): protein MCFHKRILFACSHYAWLTTPEATIPCEVERRFLRGGMPESVNDNENETMSETGGGFDKQNLLPEEGCNQMWSHGFHTVKVGEDCRSCVYKRRRKESMIGEVKEVIKSLRVNLERITTGAELGQEIGDQENNSFDEEDDWGLTVRSKNSDSTRNSAGTTGLELASSPGGSSETTGTGDTSLSLDGERDHGLVKEPLLGSDDGDDDDDDDGESEHERMEERCALVFSPAVAAVGV from the exons ATGTGCTTCCACAAACGCATCCTCTTCGCCTGCAGCCACTACGCCTGGCTCACCACGCCCGAAGCGACGATTCCTTGCGAGGTCGAGAGGAGGTTTCTAAGGGGTGGGATGCCCGAGTCTGTTAATGATAACGAGAATGAGACTATGAGTGAGACTGGAGGTGGTTTTGACAAGCAAAATCtgctgccggaggaggggtgtAACCAAATGTGGTCTCATGGGTTTCACACCGTcaaggttggggaggattgCAGAAGTTGTGTGTACAAACGAAGGAGGAAGGAGTCGATGAtcggggaggtgaaggaggttaTCAAGAGCTTGAGGGTGAACTTGGAGAGGATAACGACGGGTGCGGAGCTGGGGCAAGAAATTGGTGACCAGGAAAACAACAGTtttgacgaggaagatgattGGGGTTTGACTGTGAGAAGTAAAAATTCTGACTCGACGAGGAATTCAGCCGGGACGacggggttggagttggcgTCTTCGCCTGGGGGGTCGAGTGAGACTACAGGTACGGGTGATACTTCACTGTCACTGGATGGTGAGAGGGATCATGGGTTGGTGAAAGAGCCTCTCCTGGGAAGTgatgacggtgatgatgatgatgatgatgatggtgagagTGAACACGAAAGGATGGAAGAG CGGTGCGCCTTGGTGTTTTCTCCTGCTgtcgctgctgttggggtgTGA
- the LCL3_2 gene encoding putative endonuclease lcl3 (EggNog:ENOG503NXHK; BUSCO:EOG092644K0; COG:C) yields MPWSSGSSSAPSGDKDDIKSKLSSWTKPIRDHLSEGGNWIAPVIAAGATVGLWSFYKTYLRRIPNSAHVPPRYFHRRSLFGKVTSVGDGDGFHLYHTPGGRLAGWGWLRTVPKLKKELKGQTIPIRIAGVDAPEGGHFGRTAQPFAAEAQKFLDSHILHRRVRAYVWRRDQYDRIVATVYVRRPPFFQRKDVSMELLKQGFATTYEAKTGAEFGGPSKEIEYKVAEEVARQKGKGMWSLEKGGGFFHPSKKARAIESPMAYKRRVKLAEEQQRKLNP; encoded by the exons ATGCCATGGAGTTCAGGGTCCTCTTCGGCGCCGTCAGGCGACAAAGACGACATTAAATCAAAACTATCCTCGTGGACCAAACCTATACGCGATCACCTCAGCGAAGGCGGCAACTGGATCGCACCCGTCATCGCCGCTGGCGCGACTGTGGGATTGTGGAGCTTCTACAAGACCTACCTCCGGCGCATCCCCAACAGCGCCCATGTTCCCCCGCGATACTTTCACCGACGGAGCTTGTTTGGCAAGGTAACTagtgttggggatggtgatgggttcCACTTGTATCATACACCAGGTGGGCgtttggctggctggggctggctgaGGACGGTGccgaagctgaagaaggaatTGAAGGGGCAGACG ATCCCCATCCGCATCGCCGGCGTCGACGCCCCCGAAGGCGGTCACTTTGGCCGAACCGCTCAGCCCTTTGCTGCCGAAGCACAAAAGTTTCTGGACAgtcacatcctccaccgccgagtCCGCGCCTATGTTTGGAGACGCGACCAATATGACAGAATCGTGGCCACCGTTTATGTCCGACGGCCGCCATTCTTTCAACGAAAAGACGTCTCGATGGAGCTGCTCAAGCAGGGATTCGCAACTACGTACGAGGCCAAGACGGGCGCTGAGTTTGGCGGGCCGTCCAAGGAGATCGAATACAAagttgccgaggaggtggcAAGAcagaaagggaaggggatgTGGTCCCTTGAGAAGGGAGGCGGGTTTTTCCACCCGAGCAAAAAAGCCCGGGCGATTGAGAGCCCGATGGCATACAAGAGGCGAGTGAAGCTAGCGGAGGAGCAGCAACGCAAGTTGAATCCGTGA
- a CDS encoding uncharacterized protein (EggNog:ENOG503NU2I; COG:S; BUSCO:EOG092605VU) — MRLPSRRHHAAPRRMTTTSAFLLLALSSLSSAITFTPAPAANLDFSKLGRVALAGDFSGISLYEFEGQNERPYSTNGSEQLLARMPNGAFAPVANTDATIRTMCAFEVGGRTVVMVGGNFTSIGAVDSEVQQSPGMALFDPATAEITPLPGLSGQVNAVLCDQQANIVYVGGSFVGANSTNAIAWQGESQTWTNLPFAGFNGPVASISKASNGNIIFGGSFTGLGNASAPSTPDGQVINLSTASISSGSSTSTQGFSDPRNIICKTGGADGAGSTWLLQDGTPGFWSAKFGFGFQPTKLRLYNTRQDGRGTQTWRFTALPINGIMNFTYIDPATQTNKSCTSECPLSNDPDLKFQDFHFVNVIGMNEFRIDISRFYGSGGGLNGIELFADDIYSYAINDFNEPACAGGEFPSEATITGPWTATPSQQSTSEYLTARLTGPITNTSASVVFTPDIRESGHYSLNLYTPGCLQDNTCSTRGRVKLTGQMTADRTKSEPIDLDLYQTNNYDKYDQIYFGAVDASSGSFRPRVTMTPLAGQSLDEMTFVAQRIGFTLINSTGGLNGLYEYTPGRAVNASDFMSSAFNRLGASFRTGSVVNALATSGDTTYIAGNFSAGNVRNIVALQGNDANPRQLGGTLNGEVESLFLNGTNLFVGGGFNGTVSGSSTGLSNVAVYDTSSRTWRPLGAGVNGIVQHVVGMTMNITSSTPELVVAVNGDFDQLRAFGNNPAVEVEGFGIWVPSQGNWLQNLDLPVELIEGILSASILNVDSETSLYAGSLVSRALGASGAAILGEDLSRFPVKIRPTPTASSTSALSKRDDALADKGLSGIVTGVFDSSNSRNLTILGGHFTATDSDGSEIHNLAIIDGADGDKVSGFGQEIAQNSTFVALAVHGDTLFAGGKVRGNVNGVNVSGLVTYNLASKSFNTQPQALSGDNGTVSAIAVRGTTGDVYVGGSFRSAGSLGCNGVCFYSTASSQWIQPGQNMAGAVHSLMWISDNILLAGGNLTVNNTVSTFLATYNTETQTWDNYPGASNLPGPVSALTKGNNEGTHIWATGINTNGTVYLAKSDGTTWRFADESLEAGTDIRGLQIFSLTSSHDNTDLIDSSEALMLTGSIVLPGFGTASAVLFDGQDFRPYALTSNRGNTAGTISRIFTEHSNFFDKGGSPLPLVFVVLIGLGISLALMLLIVVAGLLLDRLRKKREGYVPAPTSMYDRGSGIQRIPPHELLENLSKGRSGAPQV, encoded by the coding sequence ATGCGGTTACCATCACGGCGGCACCATGCCGCGCCACGACGAATGACCACGACTTCGGCCTTTTTACTTCTCGCCTTGTCGTCACTGTCGAGCGCCATCACATTCACCCCAGCTCCTGCGGCAAACCTCGACTTCTCCAAACTTGGCCGAGTAGCTCTGGCCGGTGACTTCTCGGGGATTTCACTCTACGAATTCGAGGGGCAGAATGAGAGGCCATACAGCACCAATGGCAGCGAACAGCTCCTCGCGAGGATGCCCAATGGCGCCTTCGCCCCAGTCGCCAACACCGACGCGACGATCCGAACAATGTGCGCCTTCGAGGTCGGCGGACGTACTGTTGTGATGGTTGGCGGGAATTTCACGAGCATTGGAGCGGTTGACTCCGAGGTTCAGCAGTCGCCTGGCATGGCACTTTTCGACCCAGCGACAGCCGAGATTACGCCCTTACCGGGGCTCTCTGGCCAGGTCAATGCAGTGCTGTGCGATCAGCAAGCAAATATTGTGTATGTCGGTGGAAGCTTTGTGGGTGCGAACTCAACCAATGCGATTGCTTGGCAAGGAGAATCACAAACATGGACGAATCTCCCATTTGCGGGGTTTAATGGACCGGTAGCGTCGATAAGCAAGGCGTCCAACGGGAACATCATCTTCGGCGGCAGTTTCACGGGTCTGGGAAATGCGAGTGCTCCAAGCACGCCAGATGGCCAAGTCATCAACCTGTCGACAGCAAGCATTAGCAGCGGTTCTTCGACTTCTACCCAGGGTTTCAGTGATCCGAGGAATATCATTTGCAAGACTGGCGGAGCTGACGGCGCAGGAAGCACCTGGTTGCTCCAGGACGGCACCCCGGGCTTCTGGTCCGCCAAGTTCGGATTCGGATTCCAGCCCACCAAATTACGCCTTTACAACACTCGCCAGGATGGCAGGGGAACACAGACATGGCGGTTCACGGCTCTGCCCATCAACGGGATTATGAACTTCACCTATATCGACCCAGCCACCCAGACAAATAAGAGCTGCACGAGCGAATGCCCACTCAGCAACGACCCGGATCTTAAATTTCAAGATTTCCACTTTGTCAACGTCATTGGCATGAACGAGTTCCGCATCGACATTTCGAGGTTCTACGGCAGTGGTGGGGGTTTGAACGGAATTGAACTGTTCGCGGACGATATCTACTCGTATGCCATCAACGATTTCAACGAGCCAGCATGCGCAGGCGGCGAATTCCCATCGGAAGCGACTATCACTGGACCTTGGACAGCTACGCCTTCTCAACAAAGCACCTCTGAATATCTTACTGCCCGCCTTACTGGACCTATTACTAATACTTCGGCGTCTGTGGTGTTCACTCCGGATATTCGGGAATCCGGCCACTACTCGCTCAACCTATACACCCCTGGTTGTTTGCAGGACAACACGTGCTCTACCCGTGGCCGTGTCAAGCTTACCGGACAGATGACAGCTGATCGCACCAAGAGTGAGCCAATCGACCTGGATCTCTACCAGACCAACAACTATGACAAGTACGACCAGATTTACTTCGGCGCCGTCGATGCTAGCTCAGGTAGCTTCCGCCCCCGTGTCACCATGACCCCTCTTGCCGGACAGTCCTTGGACGAGATGACGTTTGTCGCACAGCGCATTGGCTTCACCTTGATTAATAGCACAGGTGGTCTGAATGGGCTGTACGAGTACACGCCTGGCAGAGCAGTCAATGCGAGCGATTTCATGAGCTCTGCTTTCAACCGCTTGGGAGCTAGTTTCAGGACCGGCTCCGTCGTTAACGCTCTTGCGACGTCAGGTGACACCACCTATATTGCTGGCAACTTTAGCGCCGGCAATGTTCGAAACATCGTTGCACTGCAGGGCAACGACGCCAACCCCAGACAGCTCGGTGGCACTCTGAATGGCGAGGTCGAGTCGTTGTTTCTTAACGGGACCAACCTCTTTGTGGGTGGCGGTTTTAACGGCACTGTCAGCGGCTCCTCAACTGGGCTAAGCAATGTTGCGGTTTACGATACCTCGAGCCGCACCTGGCGTCCCCTGGGCGCTGGCGTCAACGGAATTGTTCAGCACGTGGTTGGTATGACCATGAACATCACCAGCTCGACACCTGAACTTGTGGTTGCCGTCAATGGAGATTTCGATCAGCTGCGGGCTTTTGGCAACAATCCGgctgttgaggtggaggggtttggCATCTGGGTTCCCTCTCAAGGGAATTGGTTGCAGAACTTGGACCTGCCGGTTGAGTTGATTGAAGGAATATTGTCAGCCTCGATCCTCAACGTTGACAGCGAAACCTCCCTCTATGCCGGCTCGCTTGTCTCCAGGGCTCTTGGCGCCTCGGGAGCCGCGATCCTGGGCGAGGATCTCAGCCGCTTCCCTGTCAAGATCCGCCCTACTCCAACTGCCTCCAGCACCAGTGCTCTGTCGAAGCGAGATGATGCCCTGGCGGATAAGGGTCTGTCGGGCATCGTCACTGGCGTTTTCGACTCTAGCAACAGCAGAAACCTCACCATTCTGGGCGGGCACTTTACTGCTACAGATAGCGATGGTTCCGAAATCCACAATCTCGCCATTATTGATGGCGCTGATGGTGATAAGGTCTCTGGCTTCGGGCAAGAAATCGCCCAGAACTCGACATTTGTCGCCTTGGCTGTGCACGGAGATACTCTATTTGCTGGTGGCAAAGTGAGGGGCAATGTGAACGGTGTCAATGTCAGCGGGCTTGTCACCTACAACCTCGCCAGCAAGTCcttcaacacccaaccccaagcctTGTCTGGCGATAATGGCACAGTTTCTGCTATTGCCGTGCGTGGTACCACTGGCGATGTGTACGTCGGAGGATCCTTCAGATCGGCTGGCTCTTTGGGCTGCAACGGTGTCTGCTTCTATAGCACCGCTTCGTCTCAGTGGATTCAGCCTGGACAGAACATGGCCGGTGCTGTTCACTCGCTGATGTGGATTTCCGACAACATCTTGCTTGCTGGCGGCAACCTCAcagtcaacaacaccgtctcGACTTTCCTTGCCACCTACAACACCGAAACCCAAACCTGGGACAACTATCCCGGCGCCAGCAACCTTCCTGGCCCAGTCTCGGCCCTCACCAAGGGCAACAATGAGGGCACTCACATCTGGGCTACTGGCATCAATACCAATGGCACAGTCTACCTGGCCAAGTCGGATGGCACCACCTGGCGCTTCGCCGACGAGTCTCTCGAGGCTGGCACAGATATCCGTGGTCTCCAAATATTTTCTCTCACCTCTTCTCACGACAACACTGACCTGATCGATTCCAGCGAGGCTCTGATGCTTACTGGTTCTATCGTCCTTCCCGGCTTCGGCACAGCATCTGCCGTCCTTTTCGACGGTCAAGATTTCAGGCCATATgccctcaccagcaaccgCGGCAACACTGCCGGTACCATTTCTCGCATCTTCACTGAGCACAGCAACTTCTTTGACAAGGGCGGTTCACCACTGCCGCTTGTCTTTGTCGTGCTCATCGGCTTGGGCATCTCCCTGGCGTTGATGCTGTTGATTGTTGTGGCTGGCTTGCTTCTTGATAGGCTACGCAAGAAGCGCGAGGGGTATGTTCCTGCTCCAACATCCATGTATGACCGTGGGAGCGGCATTCAAAGGATACCGCCTCATGAGCTGTTGGAGAACTTGAGCAAGGGCCGGTCAGGGGCTCCTCAGGTTTAG
- a CDS encoding uncharacterized protein (EggNog:ENOG503P6RV; COG:S) — protein sequence MTMTIDTHNQHRFGSLNFDHMSSYSSHPHFTNPWVSTSASAGPGPQGGSQSLYVSSQDGTSLPHLNLNGLSKHQHSNRPSGSTSMAPYAPLPVSASSAGDVYSRQHDMMPMSQDLLSINRLQHPTTSAAPYDTSAYTTSASPVTASYATSPTAYDQLGYAPAPIRGTYAALAPEDSSRRYSQQSVASSLMSLHSSGGPEGQYQHTSESDYDFRGLQPDDRRSFQDALEASHGMMSLSQDTPRNIYDVRARQRGSTESYGFPSTHSATSSVSSTGFSPYYGGSVDGSVSDYSTTGSDIESLSGRTLPRPQGLMSSQPPAPQSMMGSFSSKVSSSTQKKHKCKVCDKRFTRPSSLQTHMYSHTGEKPFQCEVEGCGRNFSVVSNLRRHRKVHKNQGEPQTPSETGSEDHQSDE from the exons atgaCTATGACCATagacacacacaaccaacacCGCTTCGGATCCTTAAACTTCGACCACATGTCTTCCTACTCGAGCCACCCGCACTTCACCAACCCTTGGGTTTCGACGTCGGCCTCTGCTGGCCCCGGACCTCAGGGTGGGAGTCAGAGTCTCTATGTGAGCAGCCAGGACGGCACCAGCCTAcctcacctcaacctcaacggcctctcaaaacaccaacattCCAACAGGCCCAGCGGCAGCACGTCGATGGCGCCATAtgccccccttcccgtctCAGCGTCATCAGCCGGAGATGTCTACAGCAGACAACACGATATGATGCCCATGTCCCAAGATCTCCTCAGCATCAACCGGTTACAACACCCAACCACATCGGCCGCCCCTTACGACACCTCGGCCTACACAACATCGGCGTCTCCTGTCACGGCATCCTAcgccacatcaccaacagcttATGATCAGCTTGGCTACGCGCCAGCGCCTATCAGGGGGACATATGCTGCGCTCGCGCCTGAAGACAGCTCCAGGAGGTACTCTCAGCAGTCAGTCGCTTCCAGCCTCATGAGCCTCCACTCGTCTGGCGGCCCAGAAGGCCAGTACCAGCATACTTCAGAATCTGACTATGATTTCAGGGGACTTCAACCGGACGACCGGAGAAGCTTTCAAGATGCCCTCGAGGCAAGCCATGGCATGATGTCTCTCAGCCAGGACACACCCCGCAACATCTACGATGTTCGTGCTCGGCAACGAGGGTCGACCGAGTCTTATGGgttcccatccacccactCAGCGACCTCGAGCGTGTCCTCGACCGGCTTCAGCCCTTACTATGGTGGTTCTGTGGACGGGTCGGTAAGCGACTACTCGACGACTGGTTCCGACATCGAGTCGCTGTCCGGGCGCACGCTCCCAAGGCCCCAGGGTCTCATGTCGAGCCAGCCACCAGCGCCACAGTCGATGATGGGATCATTCAGCTCCAAGGTCTCCTCCAGCACACAAAAGAAGCACAAGTGCAAGGTCTGTGACAAGCGATTCACGAGACCAAGTTCGTTGCAAACGCACATGTACAGCCACACAGGAGAGAAGC CATTCCAAtgtgaggttgaaggatGCGGTCGCAACTTCTCCGTCGTCTCCAATCTTCGTCGACATAGAAAGGTTCACAAGAACCAAGGAGAGCCCCAGACACCATCAGAAACTGGTTCCGAGGATCACCAATCAGACGAATAA